The Nitrososphaerales archaeon DNA window AGATGAAATCGGGTATCTTCTTGTTCCTCGCCCCATGGCCACACCATTCGTCCATGGCCCTCGCCATGACAGCGCCACCGAGATGAACACGAACAGAATGCTTTCCGTTATCTATAGAATGAGCCGAGTAGCCGATCTCCTTTGCAATGCTACTTATTCTGTTTCGTATGGCTGCCTCATCTTTGCTCAAGGAAAAGACCGCGCCTCTGCGACCGCCCGACGATCCTTCGGCTACATAGAGACCCAGCAACCACGCAGTCTCTTCTTTAATAGGCAACTCCTTGACCTTCAGCCAACCGCTGCGCATCCTGCTGAATTTGGTCAGTGGGATGATGTCAGTGTCATACTGCGGTCTAGCAACTGGCATGACAAGATAATCACCTTCGTTCCTTGATAGTTTTGGTTGCAAATCTGCGGGGAGTTTCCAACAGGGGGTGCCAAACTCGGTTAACCTGTTTCGGGATGCCTTTGACCGCGCTACCAGGACTGGGTGTTCTGGCGTAATCCTGAATGGCAAGAGCCCACAGGCATGAACTCGTACCATCTTACCCTCATATGGTCTAACTACCTTGCCACTTACCAGGGCATGGCCGCGAAGTCCCAATACTTGATTTCCTTCACAAACTTCCGCAATGGTTTTGTTATCACCAAGTAGTAGCGTGTCACCCTCGACGCAGTACGGCTTGTGGCCTGTGTTGTCACGCCAGAGCCAGAACCTCCCGGCTTTGGCGTCGTAGAACTTCAGGACTGCGAGCCTGAGGTCGCCGTCATAGATCGCAGATGCAAGAAGACCTTCTGCGAGGTCGGCTACCGGCTTTGTCAGCTCCGTCAGTTTCCCTGCGAGGTTGTAACCTTGGGCCGGCTTCTGCATTGTTCAGCGCCTCTCGGCTTCAGGCATTCGAATCGCAGATAAGGCTACCGAGTACCCCTACGGAGGCCAGTTTAGCGGCAGTCAGCCTTCCGTCAACGACGGGTAGTCGGGCTGGAAGTGGGTTTGTTCAGACTCGACGCTGAGCGTAGAGCTATACGGAGATTTCCTTCTTGAGTTCAGAATAGGCATGCCTGACTTCTTCGACAGAGGCCTCGTCCTCTAGGGTGGTGACATCGCCGACTGGCTTGCCTACCACGACTGCTTGGACGACCCTCCTCATTATCTTGGCGCTCCTCGTTTTCGGGAGTCTCGAGACGAAGTAGACGTCCTTGAGCGAGGCGATTGGGCCGACCTTCTCCCTCACCCATTCGTTGAGCGTCTTCCTCAACTCCTCGGAACGAGTGTTCCCAGCCCTGAGAATCGCGAATGCGACAGGCACCTCCCCCTTCACTTCGTCTGGGATGCCGACAACAGCCGCCTCAGCCACGCTGGGGTGCTGGACGAGCGCTGACTCCAGCTCGTAGCTGCCCAGCCTGTGCCCCGCGACCTTGATCACCTCATCCGCTCGTCCCAGAATCCAGAAGTAACCGTCCTTGTCCTTCACCGCGTAGTCGCCCGCGTAGTAGGTTCCTGGGAACTTGCTGAAGTACACCTGCTTGAACCTCTCCGGGTCCTTGTAGATGGTAAGCGGCATTCCTGGCCATGGCTTCTTTATCACGAGGTACCCCCTCTCCCCCGCCTTCTGCGATGCCCCCTTGTCGTCGAAGACGTCTGCATCAATCCCGAGAATGGGCGGGCCGTTCGTGCCTGGCTTCATCGGAACCATCGCCTTGCCTGGAAGGTGGCTGATCAGAATCCCGCCAGTCTCGGTCATCCACCAGGTGCTTCCGAACGGGACCTCCTCCCTCCCTACCACCCTGTGGAACCACTTGAACGCCTCGGGGTTGATCGGCTCGCCGACCGAGTGCATGAGGCGGACGGAAGATGTGTCGTGTCTGGTGACCCACTCGTCCCCGAACTTCATCCAGCCCCTGATCCCCGTTGGTGATGTATACAGTACGTTGACCTTGTGCCTCTCCACGATTGAGACCCACCTGTCTGGCTCGGGGTAGGTCGGGGAGCCTTCGTACATCACTCCTGTCACTCCTTCCATGAGGGGGCCATAGACTGTGTACGAGTGTCCTGTCACCCATCCGATGTCGGCCGTGCACCAGTAGATGTCGTCGTCCTGGACATCGAAGACCCAGTGCAGCGTGGCGTGAAGCAAGGTCATGTAACCGCCGGTGTCGTGGACCTGCCCCTTCGGCTTGCCCGTGGTCCCCGAGGTGTAGAGGACGTAGAGCGGGTCTTCGGACTTCATCCTCTCTGGTTCGACGTACGCGTCCTGTGGGACATCGGCGAGGGCTTCATGGTACCAGTCGTCCCTACCTGCCTCCATGGCGACCTCGTTGCCAGCCCTCTTCACTACGAGGGAGTTCTTCACAGTGGCCGTCTTTCTCAGAGCTTCGTCGACAATCGACTTCAGTTGGACGACCCTGCCCGCCCTGAAACCGCCGTCGGCCGTGATTATGAGTTTGGCCTCCGCGTCGTTCATCCTCTCTGCTATCGCTTCGGAGCTGAACCCAGAGAAGACGACGCTGTAGGCCACTCCGATTCTCGAGGCAGCGAGCATTACGATTGGCAGCTCAGGAATCATTGGCATGTAGATCCCTATCATGTCTCCTCTCTTGAGGCCGTACCTGTTCTTGAGGAGGTATGCCACCTTGTTCACCTCGGTGTACAGGTCGCCGTAGGTGAGGTTCCTCACCTCCTTTGGCCTGCCGTTCTCGTATGGCTCTCCCTCCCAAATCAGTGCGATCTTGTTCTTCCTCCACGATTGCGCATGCCTGTCGACGCAGAGGTAGCACGCGTTGAGTTCGCCTCCTACGAACCACTTGTAGAAGGGTGGCTTCGACTCGTCGATTATCTTCGTCCACTGCTTGTACCAAGGGAGTTCCTTGGCGACTCCCGCCCAGAAGCTCTTGTACTTCCGGACGGAACTCAAGTGAGCACTGTGGTAGCTCTTGATTGGCACCATGTTCCGCCTGTCTTCCGGGGAAATCATCTCGTCGAACGGAAGAGCCCAGTTCACGGACATCCGCGTGGCAAGACTCTCAAGAGCTTCCAATAACCCTTTCCCATCAACGGCCTTACCTCTTAGGGATGCCCGCCGGAACCGGGTTCGTGTGCCCAGTGTCAGCCACACTGCTTAAATCGAGTTTCAGGACCGCCAGCGGGGTTGCAATCAATCAGCTCCCTTCTGAAGGGCAACCTGGCGTACGTCTTCGTCGTCGTTGGGTTGGTCTGGCTTGGCCTCGTGGTCCTCACAAGCTCAACGCTGGTGCTCTGGCCAGTGCTCGCGTGCCTGATCAGCGGTGCCTTGCTCAAACTCCGCCCTGCCTCGAACCTGACGACTGCGTGGGCGAGCGCATCCGCTCTGATGGGTCTTGCGCTGTCAGCCTACCAGGTCTACGTCGCTGCCCCGCTGGTTACGAGCGATTTCGCCACCATAGCAGGGGCATCGGTGGCGGCCTTCGTTGTTTTTGGCCTCTTCCAACTGTACCTCTTGGCCGTCAGCTACTCCGCGAAGTAGCTCAGATCAGGTTTCCGTGTGTCAACCGCCTAATGAAATAGACAGAATAGCCGCTTATCACGAATAGCGCTGAGAAGGCTTTTGTCGCGAAGTTAAGGTTCCACGGGATTGGAATTCCGGTGGCTATGAACCTTGGATCTATCTCGCCTTTCAGGATGTCGACAGAGTAGAACGCCCCCCAGATCATGAAGTTGTAGAGCACCTCGTAGGCTGATGCGAATGCGATTAGGAAGCCGAGCAGCTGAAGGGTGTTGAGGACGCTCGCTGGCCACTTCGATATCCTCTCCTCCCAGAGCCTGAGGCCCGAGTAGAACAGGGCGACGCATGCGAGGCTGAAGTACGAAACAGGTTCCGCGAACCAAGGAAGCGGCCATTCCACGTTGACCAGGACTATGCCAATCGCGAGCCCTGTCCCGGTGGTCAGCAGCGATTCGACGACTCCGTAGGCCATGACGGCGACTATCACGAGGAGGGAAGCCCACATGATTATCCTGAAAACACGTCTAGTCTTTGGGTCCATCAAAGCCGTAGTTACCGCTTGCTAGGGGCTCGGCCTCCGACCGCCCTTTAAGCGTTCGTAGCCTGCGAACCAGCCGTCCTACCACGGTTCAGGATGAACCACATGAGCAGGATCTGAAAAGGCAGTTCGAGGTACCACCAAGAGAAGTCGCTCGGCAGGACCCAGATGGCGAGGAGGATGAACCAGAAGGAGTTACTCATCGTAGACGCGATGTCGCGCGACCTCAAGGCTGCGAAGACCAGCGCAGCAATCGCACTTGGCAAACGGACCAGAATCGGCAGCCCTGTGCCTGTGATTGTGGCGGAGAGCCCGTCCAGGGTGGGGTTGACGTTGAAGCCGAAGGGCATCGGCGTCAACAGCGATTGCGGGATCCTAGCGAACTGAAATAGGATAGCGTCGTGCAAGAAGGAGTTGTAGTCCCAGACTAGGAAGGGAGAGATGACTGCCGCAGCAGCAATCAGACTGATTGCCACTTCGAGCATCCTCCCCTTCCTCAGGTACATGGCAACGAAGAGCGGGTAGAGTAGCCAGAGAAACTGGCTCGCAGCTAGTGAGATGCCAAGCAAGAGCGCCCCGACTGCACCCTTCCCGCGCGCCTCCAAGGCCGCGAAGAGGCCGAGGAACGCCATGGCCACAAGAGTGTTGTTGGGATAGGAAGTCGAGAAGAGAGCAGTGAACGGCGCGAGGAGGAATACGAGCGACGCTGTCCTCGCATGCCTTCCCCCGAGTGCGAGAATCGACAATGCGACGACAAGGTCTGCCGCGATCAGCCCTAACCTGACATCCCATAACCCGAAGGGGAGAAGGAACAGCGGAACAGCAGGGAGATAGGCGAACACGTTCGATGCCCCCGGCGTCGCTAGCCAGACAGGCACGCCCGTGTAGAGGTGGCCGTAAGGGTCCAAGCCGTGGAGGAGGGCCTGCGCAGCCTGGCTGTCGTAGTAGTACACGTCCAGAAGCGGTGGGAGAAGCCAGGCCATCGCCAGCCTTGCGCCCACAGCAGCCAAGACAAGGCAAAGGAAGACCAACGTCCCGCGACCCATCGACTTGGGGACGATAGTCAAGGCATGCCTCCGCCCGTGGCTGGCCCATGATTCTCAAATACTCTTCCGCCGTGGGCAGGTCGGGAGAAGCTTGGATTTCATCCCGATAAACAAGCCAATCCTCGGAGAGGAGGAGAAGAGGGCAGTGCTGTCGGTAATTGAAAGCGGCATGCTGACTGACGCCTCCTTCGAGGGCGGGAAGATGGTTCGTGAACTGGAGGGGAAAATGAGGAGGCTCCTTGGCGTGAAGCACGTTGTTGCCACGAACTCTGGCACGGCTGCGCTCCACTGTTCCATGCTCGCGCTTGGGATCAAGAAGGGTGACGAAGTCGTAATCCCGTCGTTCACGTTTGTGTCGACGGCGAACGTCGTGCTGGCATGCGGGGGCAAGCCAGTCTTCGTTGACAACAAAAGGGACTACAACATCGACCCATCTGCGCTGAAGAGGGCGATCACTAGGAGGACGAAAGCAGTCATGCCTGTCCACCTCTACGGGTACCCGGCCGACATGGACGAAGTCAGGGAAATCGCGGCAAAGCACTCCGTGGCAGTGGTCGAGGACGCAGCTGAATCGCTCGGAGCAGAGTACAAGGGCCGGCAGACCGGGACGCTCTCAGACGTCGGCTGCTTCAGCCTCTACGCGACGAAGGTCGTGACTACCGGAGAGGGAGGGGCCATCTCGACGGACGACGATGATTTCGCTGACCGTCTCAGGCTTGTGAGGAATCACGGCATGTTGCACGGGTACGACTCGAGGTATCTCGGGTTCAACTACAGGCTCACGGAAATCGCAGCCTCCATCGGGTCGGTCCAGATGGACAAACTCGCCTCATTCCTCGCAGCCAGGAGGAAGAACGCGGCGTACCTCAGCGAGCGGCTCGGGAACGTCAATGGCGCCGAGTTCAACCAGACGGCCTCGGACAGGACACACGTATACTACCTCTACACCCTCTATCTCAGGAAGAAGCGCGACCAAGTGCTGGAGAAGCTGAAGGAAAAGGAAATTGGGGCTGCAGTCTACTTCAAGATGCCGGTCCACAGAACCCCCCTCTACGCGAAAGGAGGCTATGCTAGGCTGAGATTGAAGAACGCCGAGGACGCTGCAAAACACGTCCTCTCGCTTCCCGTCCACCCAGCCATCACGGACGATCAACTCAAGAGGGTGGCCGACGGATTCATCGAGGCCTCGTCCCTCATCGCCTAGGATAGTCGTGAGGTACAGACGCTTGAAGGTGTGCATGGTGGTCCCGACATATAACGAGAGAGAGAACATCGCGCCCCTCCTCGAACGGCTGGGTAAGGTGGCGCTTGAAGGCCTGCATGTGCTGTTTGTCGACGATTCCAGCCCCGATGGAACGGCCGACGTCGTGAGGGAGGCGATGAAGGGGAATGAGTCGGTGCACGTTCTGATCAGGGAAGGCAAGAAGGGCATAGGCTCTGCTCACATCGAAGGGTTTGCAAGGGCGCTGGAGACCCTGTCGCCAGACGTGTTGATAGAGATGGACGCGGACCTCCAGCATCCCCCAGAGAAGATTCCGGACCTGGTCGCGGCGATTGCAAATGGAGCGGACGTCGCTGTGGCCTCGAGGAAGGTTGAAGGCGGCGGGACCGAGGGATGGAGCTTGTGGAGGAGAGGTGTGAGCAAGGGGGCGAACGTGATGGCCAAAGTCGTTCTCGGTTTGGGGGTAAACGACTCGACCTCCGGCTTCAGGGCCCTGAGCTCGAGGGCGACGCGGGTGCTCGTGGACTCGGAGCTTCCTTCTCAGAGCTACTTCTTCCAGGTGGCGTCGCTCTACCTCCTGAAGAAGAGAGGTATGAAAATGGTCGAGGTGCCATTCAGGTTCCAGGCCAGGAAGGCCGGCAAGTCGAAGATGGGAATAAGCGAAATCGTTGGTTTTCTGCTCGGCGTTTGGAAACTGCGCCTGTTCGGCGTCTAGCGTGGGTTTGGACCGGGAGAAGAGGCTCTTAGACACGATACTCGAAATCGTGAGAACGATACTGAGTGAGTATCTGTCGAGGGCGAGAACAAGTGGCTCACAATCATCCAGAACGCCTCCCATGTCCAGAGAGTTAACAGCGAGAAGAAATTGGAGGCAGATGCCTGATGGCCTCCCAAGTTAACAGAACCCGTTTGAGGGTTCTGTAAACTCTTAGTCGGAGTTCCCCCAAGTCTTCTCCGTGTAAAATCTCGTCGGATGGGTGCTTCCAGTTGATTGCGCACCATCCTCTGCTTTCCGTTCCGAAGAACCACTCACCCTCGAAGAACCACTGAAAGGGCTTGATTTGACATCTGTGGGCTGGAAACTCCTCGGCTATCAGGTCAAGTCTGCAAGTCGGGCAACAGATGACATTCTCAGTCAAGGGTTAGTCGCCTCGTAGTTGGCCTTTCCTGATTTGGCTTGGGCAATCAGCTTGGGAACTTCTATGTTGACGAACTTGGCAATGGTGAGATAGGCTTCGGCCAAGTCGTTCATTTTGCCAGAAAGGAGTTTATCCTTCTCATTCACCCTCCTTTCGAGTTCCTTAATTCTGGTTTCATATCCCTTTATCTCCTTCTCGTGCTCCCTCGCTTCTCTTTTGTCTGCTATCTCCTCCAGCTTGGCCAAGTTCTTCAGTTCTTCTTGGTCGGCTTCGACAATGTCCACGGGTGCGAGAAGCTCACCCCTCTGGAAGAGGTGTGTTTCCTTACACTTGGAACACCGAACTTCCACTTCATCACCACTTCCCTTGGGAAACTTCATTGTTGAGTAGACATAGACTTGGGGTGAGTGGTAGGCCTCACCTTCGTAGAAGTAGTCGTCGAAGTCGAGTTTCTGCTGTGTCTTAGGGCAGATGGCACTCCAACGTCTGTCGGGGAAGTGGCCAACCATGTGCTATTTCTTCTCCTTCAGATACTTCTCAACGAGCGAATGGATGCGCGGGTCTACCCACCATTCGACTGCCTCAGAGACAGCCTCTCCTAACGCCCCCTTGCGGAAACCTTTCCGTTCTACGACGGCTTTGCGGAACTTGTTATCAAGCTCCTTCTCCCATTCTACTGTCGTCTTCATCTTCTCGACGCTCGGCTTCTCCTCGCCCGCCTTGTCCATGCCTTCTATCGGGATATGCCCATATATAAGATTGAATGGGTTCCCATAGGTATTAATATGCCCATGTGTATGGGTGTATGGGCATGACAACCGAACAACTCCGACACGAAATGGACGCCGACGAGTTCGAGGAGCTTTCTTCATACCTCGAACAGAGACGCGAGATGGAGGCGGACTGATGAATCAGTTCAACCTCCGAGCGACCTTCAACGAACGGGAGGCGAGGGGTTCCGAAATCGCCCACGAGTTCGGATGGGTTCAACGTGTGGATGAGTTCTCCTACCGCGTCCATTCGCAGAAGCTCGACAAGGAATACCAAGTCCAGAAGACCGAGACGGGGTGGGCCTGCTCCTGCCCTGACTCGAAGTATAGGCTCGTGAAGTGCAAGCACGTCTGGGCTGTCGAGATTTCATGGACTCTGAGAGAGCAGGTCAGGAAGTCAGTGGTGATTCAGACGGTCAAGATTGATGTCTGTCTCTTCTGCGGGTCAGGTCGGCTGGTAAAGGATGGGATAAGGCGGAACAAGACGGGCGATATCCAGAAGTTCGAATGCCGAGAATGCGGGAGATACTTCACGGTGAACATCGGGTTCGAGAAGATGAAACATGACCCGAAGGGGATTACGATGGCGATTCAACTCTACTTCTCAGGAGAGAGCCTACGGAACACGCAGAAGGCTCTCCGTCTGCTCGGCGTTCAAGTCTCGCATCAGACAATCTACAAGTGGATTCAGAAATACGTCGGGCTGATGGACAGGTATCTGGACAAACTGACTCCACAGGTCTCGGACACTTGGAGGGCCGACGAGCTATACTTCAAGGTGAGGGGCAACATGAAGTATCTGTTCGCCATGATGGACGACGAGACGCGGTTCTGGATAGCCCAACAGGTTTCAGACACTAAGTTCAAGGCGGGGGTGAGGCCTCTGTTCGCGGAGGCCAAGCGGGTCGCAGGGAAGCGACCTCTGACCCTGATAACCGATGGCGGCCACCACTTCAATCAACCGTTCAAGAAGGAGTTCTACTCTAAGCATGCCCCGTTCTCCATGCACGTCAGAGACATCAGACTGAGCGGCCAAGTCCACAATAACAAGATGGAGCGCATGAACGGGGAGATTCGGGATAGGGAGAAGGTGATGAGGGGGCTAAAGCGGAAGGACACGCCCATTCTGAAAGGGTATCAAATCTACCACAACTTCATCAGGCCACACGAATCTTTGAACGGTGAGACTCCTGCAGAAAAGGCGGGTATCAAGGTCGAGGGTTCGGACAAGTGGCTAACCATCATCCAAAACGCGAGCCTTCCGACGAAAGTTGACAGGGAACCGAAGGAGGTCGAATCCGCCTAAGAGTTGACAGCACCCGTTTGAGAAAGATACAAATACGAGCGACGGAGGCTGGCCCCATCCATGTCAGAGGCACCTGTTGAACCCCCGAAGCCGGCAGAGCAGGTCAAGGTATTCGTAGGCGCCGTCTACGAGTGCGTGCGGTGCGGGACCAGGACCACCCAAGAAGAGCTCTCGAAGCTCCCTGAAGTGAAGTGCATCTGCGGTTACAGGGTCTTCAAGAAGGTGCGCCCCTCGGTCGTGAAGCAAATTAAGGCAGTCTAGCCTCATTCCCAGCTGAACACGCAGGAACCCAGCATCGGTACGTACTCAACCTGAACTCTCGCGCTTTTCCGACCCAGACCTGAGGAACAGGAAGAAGGGCTCGGCGAGCCTTGCGGTCAGCAGCCCGTCGTCGGTGAGGCTGTATTCTACCCTTGGCGGCCTCGCCGACAGGACCTCTCGTCTGACAAATCCCATCGCCTCCAGCTTCTTGAGCTTGAGCGACAGCACCCTCCTGCTAATGGGTC harbors:
- a CDS encoding DegT/DnrJ/EryC1/StrS family aminotransferase translates to MDFIPINKPILGEEEKRAVLSVIESGMLTDASFEGGKMVRELEGKMRRLLGVKHVVATNSGTAALHCSMLALGIKKGDEVVIPSFTFVSTANVVLACGGKPVFVDNKRDYNIDPSALKRAITRRTKAVMPVHLYGYPADMDEVREIAAKHSVAVVEDAAESLGAEYKGRQTGTLSDVGCFSLYATKVVTTGEGGAISTDDDDFADRLRLVRNHGMLHGYDSRYLGFNYRLTEIAASIGSVQMDKLASFLAARRKNAAYLSERLGNVNGAEFNQTASDRTHVYYLYTLYLRKKRDQVLEKLKEKEIGAAVYFKMPVHRTPLYAKGGYARLRLKNAEDAAKHVLSLPVHPAITDDQLKRVADGFIEASSLIA
- a CDS encoding polyprenol monophosphomannose synthase, giving the protein MVPTYNERENIAPLLERLGKVALEGLHVLFVDDSSPDGTADVVREAMKGNESVHVLIREGKKGIGSAHIEGFARALETLSPDVLIEMDADLQHPPEKIPDLVAAIANGADVAVASRKVEGGGTEGWSLWRRGVSKGANVMAKVVLGLGVNDSTSGFRALSSRATRVLVDSELPSQSYFFQVASLYLLKKRGMKMVEVPFRFQARKAGKSKMGISEIVGFLLGVWKLRLFGV
- the acs gene encoding acetate--CoA ligase; translation: MSVNWALPFDEMISPEDRRNMVPIKSYHSAHLSSVRKYKSFWAGVAKELPWYKQWTKIIDESKPPFYKWFVGGELNACYLCVDRHAQSWRKNKIALIWEGEPYENGRPKEVRNLTYGDLYTEVNKVAYLLKNRYGLKRGDMIGIYMPMIPELPIVMLAASRIGVAYSVVFSGFSSEAIAERMNDAEAKLIITADGGFRAGRVVQLKSIVDEALRKTATVKNSLVVKRAGNEVAMEAGRDDWYHEALADVPQDAYVEPERMKSEDPLYVLYTSGTTGKPKGQVHDTGGYMTLLHATLHWVFDVQDDDIYWCTADIGWVTGHSYTVYGPLMEGVTGVMYEGSPTYPEPDRWVSIVERHKVNVLYTSPTGIRGWMKFGDEWVTRHDTSSVRLMHSVGEPINPEAFKWFHRVVGREEVPFGSTWWMTETGGILISHLPGKAMVPMKPGTNGPPILGIDADVFDDKGASQKAGERGYLVIKKPWPGMPLTIYKDPERFKQVYFSKFPGTYYAGDYAVKDKDGYFWILGRADEVIKVAGHRLGSYELESALVQHPSVAEAAVVGIPDEVKGEVPVAFAILRAGNTRSEELRKTLNEWVREKVGPIASLKDVYFVSRLPKTRSAKIMRRVVQAVVVGKPVGDVTTLEDEASVEEVRHAYSELKKEISV
- a CDS encoding DDE-type integrase/transposase/recombinase, producing the protein MNQFNLRATFNEREARGSEIAHEFGWVQRVDEFSYRVHSQKLDKEYQVQKTETGWACSCPDSKYRLVKCKHVWAVEISWTLREQVRKSVVIQTVKIDVCLFCGSGRLVKDGIRRNKTGDIQKFECRECGRYFTVNIGFEKMKHDPKGITMAIQLYFSGESLRNTQKALRLLGVQVSHQTIYKWIQKYVGLMDRYLDKLTPQVSDTWRADELYFKVRGNMKYLFAMMDDETRFWIAQQVSDTKFKAGVRPLFAEAKRVAGKRPLTLITDGGHHFNQPFKKEFYSKHAPFSMHVRDIRLSGQVHNNKMERMNGEIRDREKVMRGLKRKDTPILKGYQIYHNFIRPHESLNGETPAEKAGIKVEGSDKWLTIIQNASLPTKVDREPKEVESA